One bacterium DNA segment encodes these proteins:
- a CDS encoding aspartate kinase: MSDLIVLKFGGTSVGSTERIGEVARRVAKHRRAGNPRIVVVVSAMSGETDKLVELARKVRKQQKIDREYHQLLATGEQVTTALTAMAIEREGLESISLLAPQVRILTTNVYGNELIDQIETTKLEALLDAGVIPVVAGFQGTDTAGNYTTLGRGGSDATAVALAAALKAKQCIIYTDIDGVYTAQPSLCKCARKLERLTYQEMLELAGSGAKVLQARSVRLAMKYRVPLLVASSFNHNQGTEIVEEYPGMEDAVVSGITCRNDQAKITLRNIADRPGSMSKLFSHIAQNGINVDMIVQNQGFGAKATVSFTVDDDQAVIAYEALLAVIKTEFPEASIELDRSIAKVSVVGEGMKAHAGVAAQIFEILGREGINIDLVTTSEIMTAVAIQQKYAELAVRSLHEYFIERKEA, encoded by the coding sequence ATGTCTGATCTGATTGTATTAAAATTTGGTGGAACATCAGTTGGCTCAACTGAGCGCATTGGCGAAGTTGCTAGGCGAGTCGCGAAACACCGCAGAGCAGGCAATCCGAGGATTGTAGTTGTCGTTTCTGCAATGAGTGGAGAAACAGATAAGCTCGTAGAGTTAGCGCGTAAAGTTCGCAAACAGCAAAAAATCGATCGTGAATATCATCAATTGCTTGCTACGGGTGAACAGGTCACAACTGCCCTCACAGCAATGGCGATCGAGCGCGAAGGCTTGGAAAGTATCTCTTTGTTGGCTCCACAAGTGCGAATTTTAACAACAAACGTCTATGGTAATGAATTAATTGACCAGATTGAGACAACAAAGCTCGAAGCCTTGCTTGATGCTGGAGTGATTCCCGTTGTTGCAGGCTTTCAAGGTACTGATACTGCAGGTAATTACACTACGCTCGGGCGCGGTGGTTCAGATGCAACAGCAGTTGCTCTGGCAGCTGCGCTTAAAGCTAAGCAATGTATTATTTACACAGACATCGACGGTGTTTACACAGCGCAACCTTCGCTTTGTAAGTGCGCGCGTAAATTGGAACGTTTGACCTATCAAGAAATGCTCGAACTTGCAGGCAGCGGAGCTAAAGTGCTGCAAGCTCGTAGCGTTAGACTTGCCATGAAGTATCGAGTGCCGCTACTGGTTGCTTCAAGTTTTAATCACAATCAAGGCACAGAAATAGTTGAGGAATACCCTGGTATGGAAGATGCAGTAGTCTCTGGAATTACCTGTCGAAATGACCAAGCAAAAATTACCTTAAGAAATATTGCTGACCGACCCGGTAGCATGTCGAAATTGTTTTCGCACATCGCACAAAATGGAATTAACGTAGACATGATTGTGCAAAACCAGGGATTTGGCGCTAAGGCTACTGTGAGCTTTACAGTTGATGACGATCAAGCTGTGATTGCATACGAGGCTTTGCTGGCGGTGATCAAGACAGAATTTCCGGAAGCAAGTATTGAACTTGATCGTAGTATTGCCAAAGTCTCTGTTGTCGGTGAAGGCATGAAGGCCCATGCTGGAGTGGCCGCTCAAATTTTTGAGATCCTTGGACGTGAAGGGATTAATATCGACTTAGTAACAACTTCAGAAATTATGACTGCTGTTGCAATTCAGCAGAAATATGCCGAACTTGCTGTGCGCTCACTGCATGAATACTTTATCGAGCGTAAGGAAGCGTAA